The sequence AttacttccgccgttttttccaaaattaaaagctttattgcaaaaaaatgcttacagatgtattattcaaagtattgtccgtcgctagcgacaaattGCTCCCATCTTTCCGAAAATGTTCAGATCCCGGATCGAAAAAAGTAGTCCTCTTTTgacactatccatgaagcaattcatttttccaactcttcgaaggattgaaaatgttgatctgccaggccgtgtgccatcgaacggaataggtggaagtcagaaggggtgacatctgaggaatacggcgggttgggcaagacttcccatttcagcatttccaggtactttttgaccacttttgcgacgtgaggccgagcattgtcgtgttggaggatgactttgtcatgtcgctcttgatattgtggccgcttttcttttagcgcgcgactaaggcgcaccaGTTGCGTtaggtagcgatctcctgtgatggtttcacccggttttaagagctcgtagtaaatcacaccgagctgatcccaccaaatacaaatcataaccttggtgccgtgaatattcgattttgccttcgacgaagtagcatgcccggcctttccccatgattttctgcgtttaggattatagtatcgaacccacttttcatcaccggttacgatttgatgtaaaaaccccttactattttgtctttgaagcagttgctcacatacaaatagacggcgctcgatgtccctcggtttcaactcgtacggcacccagtttcattctttctgaatcatgcccaaagCCAtgggacgttttgaaatggcttggtgactcactcccaacaatTCGGCtaactcttcttgggtttggcacgaatcttcatcaagcaatgcttttagttgttcatctttgatgtttttttctctcccatcaccatgtttgtcttcgatatcgaaatcaccatttttaaaactttgaaaccactcccaacacgttctttttctcagagcagcatcaccgtaagtttctgagagcattcgatgtgcttcagctgcatttttttcagaattgtaacagaaaagtaaaactttccgcaaatggcgagaattgtgcacataaacagatattttcgagagtgaataatacgaaaataagaacaactgtcactgaaacggcgatgacaattcgatagacactgtacacactcactttaaaggcattatcacctatgtattttgaccagcctcagccggtacagccacctatcggaaaacggcagaaacaaagttgtacacctgatatatatATCGCTCtgtcaatttcaataaagatttcatcaattttctcaaatttattttgttttacttttctttgcgtttcgttttagactcgtcagtgcagagcagttccaattgaactgcttattgcaaacttaaacagttcaacttgaaccgctaagcagacgtaaagttaatgctatttgcaaaacacttattaattcGCCCCGAAGGGCCATATCTTTGCTAACGGGCCGAAcgtgttgattttttcaaaatcaattcctatacctcttaaaaaatcaccctttaattacaataaaaataaaaatattcgcgATCAATTGTCCATAACATGTCTGCAGCTGTCACAAGCAATCTGACAGTAAACATCTGTGTTTGCAGAGAAACATGCTCAATCTACCTAGTTGTGAGATGATACccttttttcatcaattcgcatgtttttttttgcgcgaATATTCTTCGaagtttttagttttcatagttcgtatgtccatgaattagtatgacgaataaattgaaatagttttgagcccaactttgaagattttttgataTCGTAATcttctcatcaccctgtaatttcaaaattggatatcggaatcggataaaattcaccaattttgtctgGGAATCatgagtttaattcaatttgaattattgtttattaaattcgttttggcattcttttagcttctctattcccgacACTTTCCGGAACGgtattcggaaatcggtgtaaccgaagtcaTTTAATTTCATCTAATGGATTGTTAGCCACTTCATtagattcaaaatttttaaaatcagtgtagccatcctaaataaatcgtagtgcgtttcacataaaatttttgggtaccttccgggatcgagaACCGAATACCTgtaaaagtttatttggtcgtagACTCTCAAAATTTGTGAACCggacaaatgtatgtgaattttttacactaatcaccctgtatctcctgaaccgaaaGTCCGATCTAGTgaaaaaaacaagcagtttttatgggaccttaagacctttcatttgaatattagatggaCGAGcacaatgagtgacattatattaattttaatacatatatcatcctgtagttccggaaccagaagtcggattcacatgaaattcagaaaccttatatgggagcataggactgttcatagGAGTTTACGTTTGTAGCCATCTCCGAGCGAAATTGatgaattatttttcacacacaaatttgctgatctcgacgaacttcttcgaatggtataagggtgtaagaagttgtgtttttcgaacaattatcatatataaatcaatataaatatgaaattgttttgaatttgaaaatactgtcatctttctaatacatatgccatgttcgaacgattccgttgccaaaaacgaaccgtgctgaaACCGAAACGTCATAAAAAAAAGTGCAGTtcttttaggtgctaagaattaattgcataaaacagtgttaaaaatcgtgtttcactttgctctgaAACACCGCTCTGTCATCAAGCACggcaaatttttctaaagtttaaaCCAATTctatacttgttttttttttcatatttttaaaaaatctggttTAATCCGCGTAGTGGTGTAATGTAACGAATAGAAGAAGAGTTTGTTCGAACGTAATCTAGCAAAATCAACGAATCAAAACACCCTGTGGTTCTGTAATCGAAAGTATTGTCCACAACGAATCCATGGTAAGACTGTTCGATTTCGGACCACcctaaataactaaatttttacaGCAGTGCTTTCAATACGATTTGCAGCagcttaaaactatttttattcaaataaaataatcgaaaacAATAATCTTATTAATTCTCTTTTCTTCACTTTCATTTGCTTACTTACATTAATAGTTTTccctttttcttctttcttttcagGTTAGTTGCAGTTTCAATAAGTTCAATAAACATTATAACATTTTTGAACAAATTCTTCTCACCTACTGTTAGATCGATAATTCATCTGTTTTCACGGTAGGTGCTAGATCTACTTCGACTAACAATTCTGGCTCTCAATATCACAAATTGTCTAAAAAACACTATCGCTTACTGGCTAAACTCTGTTTCAACTTCACTTAtgctgttgtttattttttcttccttCTTGCTTACAACATACTCACTGACATCGATGCTCTGATCCAGGGTACATGAATGCGACGTTGTCTCGTTCTGCTGTGGTGAGTTATGTCGTCGATGGGACGTATGCACCGGTGCGTACATACCTCTCCCCGTAACTCTGGTGCAGGCTAATTAGCATCACCGGATTTACGATCCTGCACTTCGAGCACCGCAAGAATTGTTACCGGCCTCCTAAACTTACCCTTTGTCGTCTCTACCATCGCCTGACGGATTCTGCCATCCGCTCCCGGGTAGATTTTCGTCACAACGCCACGGACCCAGCTTTTCCGCATCGCGTCGTCCGTAATGTACACCAATTCGCCACGGGATAGTGGCGGTGCCTCAGAGTGCCACTTCGTCCGTCGGTTGATCAACGGCAGGTATTCGGACACCCACCGTATCCACAGCTTATCTGCTAGTCGTTGCGATCGTTTGTATCGATCACGGAGTGCTTCGGCTTCGCTTGTCGACGGGATGAAACACTCTGCATTGATAGCACCGACACCGCGAATGAAATGATTCGGGGTCAATGCTTCTTCTAGTTCCGGCTCCAGAGAAACATAAGTTAAAGGCCGAGAGTTGATCAGGTCCTCGGCTTCTGCAATAGTCGTCAGGAGTACTTCATCGGTCAATGACCGACCATCGTCGAATACAGTTAGAGCTGCTTTTACGGAGCGAACAAGTCGCTCCCAAACCCCGCCCATGTGAGGTGCGCTGGGTGGGTTGAAATTCCAGCGTGTCCTGGAATCGGTAAACACGTTTTCACAATCGGTCCCAATCTGCTGCATGATCTCTTTACTTGCTGCTTGGAAATTCGTACCGTTGTCCGAGTAGAACTCTAGCGGTTTCCCTCTACGGCACACGAATCGCCGTATAGCCATCAGACATGCCTGAGTCGTCAGGCTGTGCGCTACCTCAAGATGTACTGCTCTCGTCGTCATACACGGAAATAGACAGATGTATTGTTTTTCCGATCTTCGGCCAACAGTTACTGTCAAAGGCCCGCAATAATCTACGCCGGTATGACTGAATGCCGGAAGATTCGGCGTAACACGCGATTCCGGAAGTGGAGCCATTCTGGGGGTCGTCGGTCGACATTTGTGCACCTTGCACCACACACAGTCCCTTGCGATACGTTTCAGCTCTGCGCGCAGTCCCTGAATGTAGAAACGTTGGCGTATCACGTTTACGGCAGTCTCCGCGTTCCAGTGagctacttgttgatgataataatCAAGCAGCTTATCAGTGACCGGATGCTTCTTCGGTAGAATAATCGGAAACTTTAGTTCGAATGGCAGCGACGATCCTCGTGCTGCTCTACCCTCCATACGTAGCACGTCCTCGGCATCCAAAAACGGGCTCAAACCGTAAATACTACTGGCCCTTTCCAGTTGGTGATACTGTTCAATCGGTAGATGTCGGTTCTTCTTCAACGTCCTGACTTCGTCTTCAAAGCAATCAGCCTGAGCCGACCTCCAAAGATACGCCTCTGCCTTTTGGTACTCTTCGCGCTTCAACGGTACAATCTTCGATCGCGCGCCTTTTTTTACCACCTTCTCGAACACCGCGCTAGTCGGAACTGCTTCAATCGGCAATCCCTGTCTCTTCAGCTTGCAATTCGTGATGAATCTGAAGACACACGCCAGCGTTCGAACTAAGACCTTCCACTTCGAGAACCGCTGCGGCTCCACCATCGATTCAATCGTTCTAACCTCGTGAAATACGATCCTCCGATAGACGAAGGAATTCAGGACCGCGAAACCAATATCCGTCAGAACAAAGGCTGTGCCTTTTGTCCCACTTTATCAAAGCGTCGGCAACGTTGCATTTCGTTGGCACCCATCTCCAATCAGTGAGCTTCGTCAGACTGTGTATTTCACCGATCC comes from Malaya genurostris strain Urasoe2022 chromosome 3, Malgen_1.1, whole genome shotgun sequence and encodes:
- the LOC131434130 gene encoding uncharacterized protein LOC131434130 produces the protein MVEPQRFSKWKVLVRTLACVFRFITNCKLKRQGLPIEAVPTSAVFEKVVKKGARSKIVPLKREEYQKAEAYLWRSAQADCFEDEVRTLKKNRHLPIEQYHQLERASSIYGLSPFLDAEDVLRMEGRAARGSSLPFELKFPIILPKKHPVTDKLLDYYHQQVAHWNAETAVNVIRQRFYIQGLRAELKRIARDCVWCKVHKCRPTTPRMAPLPESRVTPNLPAFSHTGVDYCGPLTVTVGRRSEKQYICLFPCMTTRAVHLEVAHSLTTQACLMAIRRFVCRRGKPLEFYSDNGTNFQAASKEIMQQIGTDCENVFTDSRTRWNFNPPSAPHMGGVWERLVRSVKAALTVFDDGRSLTDEVLLTTIAEAEDLINSRPLTYVSLEPELEEALTPNHFIRGVGAINAECFIPSTSEAEALRDRYKRSQRLADKLWIRWVSEYLPLINRRTKWHSEAPPLSRGELVYITDDAMRKSWVRGVVTKIYPGADGRIRQAMVETTKGKFRRPVTILAVLEVQDRKSGDAN